The following proteins come from a genomic window of Prionailurus viverrinus isolate Anna chromosome D1, UM_Priviv_1.0, whole genome shotgun sequence:
- the NUMA1 gene encoding nuclear mitotic apparatus protein 1 isoform X2 encodes MTLHATRAAALLSWVNSLHVASPVEAVLQLQDCSVFLKIIDGIHGTDEGQQILQQPVPERLDFVCSFLQKNRKHPSSPECLVSVQKVMEGSELELAKMTMLLLYHSTMSSKSPRDWEQFEYKIQAELAVILKFVLDHEDGLNLNEDLENFLQKAPVPSTCSSTISEELSPPSHQAKREIRFLELQKVASSSGNNFLSGSPASPMGDILQTPQFQMRRLKKQLADERNNRDELELELAENRKLLTEKDAQIAVMQQRIDRLALLNEKQAASPSEPRELEELRGKNESLTVRLHETLKQCQDLKTEKSQMDRKINQLSEENGDLSFKLREFASHLQQLQGALNELTEEHSKATREWVEKQAHLEKELSTALQDKKCLEEKNEILQGKLSQLEEHLAQLRENPPREKGEVLGDVLQLETLKQEAASLAADNTQLRARVEALETEQGQREAKLLAERGHFEEEKQQLAGLIAELQGSLSNLSQAKEDMEQASQAQEARLSARVTTLTAELTTLKATLQQQDQELAGLKQQAKKEQAQLAQSLQQQEQASQGLRQQVEQLSSSLKQKEKLLEEAAQEQEATRQDHAQRLAAAAEERQASLRERDLALQQLEVLEREKTAKLEVLQQQLQAAKEARDSAQSSVTQAQQEKAELSQKVEELHACVEAARQEQSETQAQVVELKAQLRSEQQKAAERERVAQEKGQFQEQVRALEESLKITKGSLEEEKRRAADALEEQQRHISKLEVETRCLVEQHKQERKELEEERAGRKGLEARLRQLGEAHQAEAEALRQELAEAIASQREAEGECEQLAKEVATWRERYEDSQQEEAQYGAMFQEQLMTLKEECEKARQELQEAKEKVAGIEAHSELQISRQQSEVAQLHANLARALQQVQEKEVRAQKLADDLSALQEKMAATSKEVARLEALVRKTGEQQESASREVLKEPLRAGDRESEWPEERQGRPFCSTQAALQAMEREAEQMGSELERLRAALMESQGQQQEERGQQEREVARLTQERGRAQADLALEKAAKAELEMRLQNALNEQRVEFATLQEALAHALMEKEGKDQELAKLRGQEAAQRTELGELQQTVERLKEQLAKKEEERQQSLGMASGKDPSGSGAQSEATGESKRKGPELQVLQAEVSKLEQQCREHQEKASGLERSLERERTSRAEQAGALEALQGRLEEKAQELGRSQDTLAAAQRELATLRAKAQDHSKAEDEWKTQVTRGQQEAERKNSLISSLEEEVSILNRQVLEKEGESKELKRLVIAESEKSQKLEERLRLLQAETASNSARAAERSSALREEVQTLREEAEKQRVASESLRQELASQAERAEELGQELKAWQEKFFQKEQALSALQLEHTSTQALVSELLPAKHLCQQLQAEQAAAEKRHREELEQSKQAAGGLRAELMRAQRELGELVPLRQKLAEQERAAQQLRAEKASYAEQLSMLKKAHGLLAEENRGLGERASLGRQFLEVELDQAREKHGQELAAVRADAETRLAEMQREAQNTARELEVMTAKYESAKVKVLEERQRFQDERQKLTAQVEELSKKLADHDQASKVQQQKLKAQGGESQQEAQRLQAQLNELQAQLNQKEQAAEHYKLQMEKAKTHYDAKKQQNQELQEQLRGLEQLQKENKELRAEAERLGRELQQAGLKTKEAEQTCRHLTAQVRSLEAQVAHADQQLRDLGKFQVATDALKSREPQAKPQLDLSIDSLDLSCEEGTPLTITSKLPRTQPDGTSIPGEPASPISQRLPPKVESLESLYFTPIPARGQAPLESSLDSLGDVFLDSGRKTRSARRRTTQIINITMTKKLDVEEPDSANSSFYSTQSAPASQAGPRATSSTQSLARLGSPDDGNSALLSLPGYRPTTRSSARRSQAGVSSGAPPGRNSFYMGTCQDEPEQLDDWNRIAELQQRNRVCPPHLKTCYPLESRPSLSLATITDEEMKTGDPQETLRRASMQPAQIAEGMGITTRQQRKRVSSEPHQGPGTPESKKATSCFPRPMTPRDRHEGRKQSTNEAPKRAAPAVKQADRRQSMAFNILNTPKKLGNSLLRRGASKKAPSKASPNTRSGTRRSPRIATTAASAATAAAIAAATATPRAKGKAKH; translated from the exons GCTGAGTTAGCAGTCATTCTCAAATTTGTGCTGGACCATGAGGATGGGCTAAACCTGAATGAGGACCTAGAGAACTTCTTGCAGAAAG CTCCTGTCCCTTCCACCTGCTCCAGCACCATCTCCGAAGAGCTGTCCCCACCCAGCCACCAGGCCAAAAGGGAGATTCGCTTCCTAGAGCTACAGAAGGTTGCCTCTTCCAGTGGGAACAA CTTCCTCTCAGGTTCTCCAGCCTCCCCTATGGGCGACATTCTGCAAACCCCACAATTCCAGATGAGACGGCTGAAGAAGCAGCTCGCCGATGAGAGAAATAATAGAGatgagctggagctggagctggctGAGAACCGCAAGCTCCTTACTGAGAAGG ATGCGCAGATAGCTGTGATGCAACAGCGCATTGACCGCCTGGCTCTGCTCAACGAGAAGCAGGCGGCCAGCCCATCGGAGCCCAGGGAGCTTGAGGAGCTCCGTGGCAAGAATGAGAG CCTCACTGTGCGTCTCCATGAGACTCTGAAGCAGTGTCAGGACCTGAAGACAGAGAAGAGCCAGATGGATCGCAAAATTAACCAGCTTTCTGAGGAGAATGGGGACCTTTCCTTTAAG CTGCGGGAGTTTGCCAGTCACCTGCAGCAACTACAGGGTGCCCTCAATGAGCTGACAGAAGAGCACAGCAAAGCCACTCGAGAGTGGGTGGAGAAACAGGCCCACCTTGAGAAGGAGCTCAGCACTGCCCTGCAGGACAAG AAATGCcttgaagaaaagaatgaaatccttcaGGGAAAACTTTCACAGCTGGAAGAACATTTGGCCCAGCTGCGGGAGAACCCACCCCGGGAGAAGGGCGAAGTGCTGGGTGACGTCTTGCAG CTGGAAACCCTGAAGCAGGAGGCGGCCTCTCTCGCTGCGGACAACACCCAGCTCCGAGCCAGGGTGGAGGCTCTAGAGACTGAGCAGGGCCAACGGGAAGCCAAGCTGCTTGCTGAGCGGGGCcactttgaagaagaaaagcagcagCTGGCTGGCCTGATTGCCGAGCTGCAGGGCTCCCTGTCCAACCTCAGCCAGGCCAAAGAAGACATGGAGCAGGCCTCTCAGGCTCAGGAGGCTCGGTTGTCTGCCCGGGTGACCACGCTGACTGCTGAGCTCACCACCCTCAAAGCCACTCTCCAGCAGCAGGATCAAGAACTGGCTGGCCTGAAGCAGCAGGCCAAAAAGGAGCAGGCCCAGCTAGCGCAGAGCCTCCAGCAACAAGAACAGGCCTCTCAGGGCCTCCGCCAGCAGGTGGAGCAGCTGAGCAGCAGCCTGAAGCAAAAGGAGAAGCTGTTAGAGGAAGCTGCCCAGGAGCAGGAGGCAACCAGGCAAGACCATGCCCAGCGACTGGCCGCTGCAGCTGAGGAGCGGCAGGCCTCTTTAAGGGAGAGGGATTTGGCCCTCCAGCAGCTGGAAGTATTGGAGAGGGAGAAGACTGCCAAGCTAGAGGTCCTGCAACAGCAACTTCAGGCTGCTAAGGAAGCCCGGGACAGTGCCCAGTCCTCAGTGACTCAGGCCCAGCAGGAGAAGGCAGAGCTGAGCCAAAAAGTGGAGGAACTCCATGCCTGTGTTGAGGCAGCCcgccaggagcagagtgagaccCAGGCCCAGGTGGTAGAGCTAAAGGCCCAATTAAGGTCTGAGCAACAAAAAGCAGCTGAGCGAGAAAGGGTGGCCCAGGAGAAGGGCCAGTTCCAGGAGCAGGTCCGGGCTCTTGAGGAGTCCTTGAAGATCACCAAGGGCAGCCTGGAAGAGGAGAAGCGCAGGGCTGCAGACGCCCTGGAGGAGCAGCAGCGTCACATCTCCAAGCTGGAGGTGGAGACCCGGTGCCTGGTGGAACAGCATAAGCAGGAGCGGAAGGAGCTAGAAGAAGAGCGGGCTGGGCGCAAGGGGCTGGAGGCCCGATTACGGCAGCTTGGGGAGGCCCATCAGGCCGAGGCGGAAGCCCTGCGGCAGGAACTGGCAGAGGCCATAGCCTCCCAGCGCGAAGCTGAGGGGGAGTGTGAACAGCTTGCCAAGGAGGTGGCCACCTGGCGCGAGCGGTACGAGGACAGCCAGCAGGAGGAGGCACAGTACGGTGCCATGTTCCAGGAGCAGCTGATGACCCTGAAGGAGGAATGTGAGAAGGCCCGCCAGGAACTACAGGAGGCCAAGGAGAAGGTGGCAGGGATAGAGGCCCACAGTGAGCTCCAGATAAGCCGGCAGCAGAGTGAAGTAGCTCAGCTCCATGCCAACCTGGCCAGGGCTCTCCAGCAGGTCCAGGAGAAGGAGGTCAGGGCCCAGAAGCTTGCAGACGACCTCTCCGCTCTGCAAGAGAAGATGGCCGCCACCAGCAAGGAGGTAGCCCGCCTGGAGGCCTTAGTGCGCAAGACAGGGGAGCAGCAGGAATCAGCCTCCCGCGAGGTACTCAAGGAGCCCCTGAGGGCaggagacagagagtcagagtgGCCGGAAGAGCGGCAGGGACGCCCGTTCTGCAGCACGCAGGCTGCACTGCAGGCCATGGAGCGGGAGGCAGAGCAGATGGGCAGTGAACTGGAGAGACTGCGGGCTGCGCTGATGGAGAGCCAGGGCCAGCAGCAGGAGGAGCGtgggcagcaggagagggaggtggCCCGTCTGACCCAGGAGCGGGGCCGGGCCCAAGCCGATCTGGCCCTGGAGAAGGCCGCCAAGGCGGAGCTGGAGATGCGGCTGCAGAATGCCCTCAATGAACAGCGTGTGGAGTTTGCTACCCTGCAGGAAGCCCTGGCCCACGCCctgatggaaaaggaaggaaaggatcaGGAGCTGGCCAAGCTTCGTGGGCAGGAGGCAGCCCAGAGAACAGAGCTCGGGGAGCTTCAGCAGACTGTGGAGCGACTGAAGGAACAGCTGGCTAAGAAAGAGGAGGAGCGCCAACAGTCTTTAGGGATGGCCAGCGGAAAAGACCCTTCTGGGTCAGGAGCACAGTCTGAGGCTACTGGAGAGAGCAAGCGAAAAGGTCCTGAGCTGCAGGTTCTGCAGGCAGAGGTGAGCAAGCTGGAACAGCAGTGCCGGGAGCACCAGGAGAAGGCCTCTGGCCTGGAGCGCAGCCTGGAGCGTGAGCGCACCTCCCGCGCTGAGCAGGCCGGTGCTCTGGAGGCCTTGCAGGGCCGGTTAGAGGAGAAGGCCCAGGAGCTGGGGCGCAGTCAGGACACCTTAGCTGCAGCCCAAAGGGAGCTGGCCACCCTCCGCGCCAAGGCCCAAGACCACAGCAAGGCTGAGGATGAGTGGAAGACCCAAGTGACCCGGGGCCAGCAGGAGGCGGAGAGGAAAAACAGCCTCATCAGCAGCTTGGAAGAGGAGGTCTCTATCCTGAACCGCCAGGTCCtggagaaagagggtgagagcaAGGAGTTGAAGCGTCTGGTCATAGCTGAGTCTGAGAAGAGCCAGAAGCTAGAGGAGAGGCTGCGTCTGCTCCAGGCAGAGACGGCCAGCAACAGCGCCAGGGCCGCCGAACGCAGCTCTGCTCTGCGGGAGGAGGTCCAGACCCTccgggaggaggcagagaaacagcGGGTGGCTTCAGAGAGCCTGCGGCAGGAGCTGGCCTCACAGGCAGAGCGAGCGGAGGAGCTGGGCCAAGAATTAAAGGCATGGCAGGAGAAGTTCTTCCAGAAGGAGCAGGCCCTTTCTGCCCTACAGCTTGAGCACACCAGCACTCAGGCTCTGGTGAGCGAGCTGCTGCCCGCCAAGCACCTGTGCCAGCAGCTGCAGGCTGAGCAGGCAGCCGCTGAGAAACGCCATCGTGAGGAGCTGGAGCAAAGCAAGCAGGCGGCCGGCGGGCTGCGGGCAGAGCTGATGCGAGCCCAGCGGGAGCTCGGGGAGCTGGTGCCCCTGCGGCAGAAGTTGGCGGAGCAAGAGCGAGCAGCTCAGCAGCTGCGGGCTGAGAAGGCCAGCTATGCAGAGCAGCTGAGCATGCTGAAGAAGGCTCATGGCCTGCTGGCAGAGGAGAACCGGGGGCTGGGCGAGCGGGCCAGCCTTGGCCGGCAATTTCTGGAAGTGGAGCTGGACCAGGCCAGGGAGAAGCATGGCCAAGAGCTGGCAGCCGTGCGTGCTGATGCCGAGACCCGTCTGGCTGAGATGCAGCGGGAAGCACAAAACACGGCCCGGGAGCTGGAGGTGATGACTGCCAAGTATGAGAGTGCCAAGGTCAAGGTCCTGGAGGAGAGGCAGCGGTTCCAGGATGAGAGGCAGAAACTCACTGCCCAG GTGGAAGAACTGAGTAAGAAGTTAGCTGACCATGACCAAGCCAGTAAGGTGCAGCAACAGAAGTTGAAG gcccagggaggggagagccaGCAAGAGGCTCAACGCCTCCAGGCCCAGCTGAACGAGCTGCAGGCCCAGCTGAACCAGAAGGAGCAGGCAGCTGAGCACTATAAGCTGCAG ATGGAGAAAGCTAAGACCCACTATGATGCCAAGAAGCAGCAGAACCAAGAGCTGCAGGAGCAGCTACGGGGCCTGGAGCAGCTACAGAAGGAGAACAAGGAGCTGCGGGCTGAAGCTGAACGGCTGGGTCGGGAGCTGCAGCAGGCTGGGCTGAAGACCAAGGAGGCTGAGCAGACCTGCCGCCACCTTACTGCCCAGGTGCGCAGCCTGGAGGCACAG GTTGCCCACGCTGACCAGCAGCTTCGAGACCTGGGCAAGTTCCAGGTGGCAACTGATGCCCTGAAGAGCCGGGAGCCCCAGGCGAAGCCTCAGCTGGACTTGAGCATTGACAGCTTGGATTTGAGCTGCGAGGAGGGGACTCCCCTTACCATCACCAG CAAGCTGCCTCGAACCCAGCCAGATGGCACCAGCATCCCTGGAGAGCCAGCTTCCCCCATCTCCCAGCGCCTGCCCCCCAAGGTAGAATCCCTTGAGAGTCTCTACTTCACCCCCATCCCTGCTCGGGGTCAGGCCCCACTGGAGAGCAGCTTGGACTCCCTGGGGGACGTCTTCCTGGATTCAGGCCGGAAGACCCGCTCCGCCCGTCGGCGCACCACTCAGATCATCAACATCACCATGACCAAG AAGCTAGACGTGGAAGAGCCGGACAGTGCCAATTCATCCTTCTATAGCACACAGTCGGCCCCTGCTTCCCAGGCTGGCCCACGAGCCACCTCTTCCACCCAGTCTCTAGCCCGCCTGGGCTCTCCTGACGATGGCAACTCTGCTCTGCTCAGCCTGCCTGGCTACCGGCCCACCACTCGCAGCTCTGCTCGCCGCTCCCAGGCTGGGGTATCCAGCGGGGCCCCTCCAG gAAGGAATAGCTTCTACATGGGCACCTGCCAGGATGAGCCTGAGCAGCTGGATGACTGGAATCGCATTGCAGAGCTGCAGCAGCGCAATCGAGTATGCCCCCCACACTTGAAGACCTGCTATCCCCTGGAGTCCCGG CCTTCCCTGAGCCTGGCTACCATCACGGATGAGGAGATGAAAACTGGTGACCCCCAGGAGACCCTGCGCCGAGCCAGCATGCAGCCAGCCCAGATAGCCGAGGGCATGGGGATCACTACCCGGCAGCAGCGCAAACGGGTCTCCTCAGAGCCCCACCAGGGCCCTGGTACCCCTGAG TCTAAGAAGGCCACCAGCTGTTTCCCACGCCCCATGACTCCCCGGGACCGACACGAAGGGCGCAAACAGAGCACTAATGAGGCCCCGAAGAGAGCAGCTCCGGCTGTTAAACAG GCTGACCGCCGCCAGTCGATGGCTTTTAACATCCTCAATACACCCAAGAAGCTCGGGAATAGCCTGTTGCGGAGGGGAGCCTCCAAGAAAGCCCCATCCAAGGCCTCTCCCAACACCCGCAGCGGGACCCGCCGCTCTCCTCGCATCGCCACCACTGCAGCCAGCGCCGCCACTGCTGCTGCCATAGCTGCCGCCACTGCCACCCCTCGGGCCAAGGGCAAG gcaAAGCACTGA